A region from the Pseudomonas promysalinigenes genome encodes:
- a CDS encoding glycine zipper domain-containing protein — protein sequence MKKYSSILLLSFSLLSGVAMAGGTTEAGIGGALGGVLGSVVGNSIGGSTGGAIGAGLGGAAGGALGADKRQRGEAAIGGALGAAGGNVVGRSVGGTTGSYIGAAAGGGAGGALGNYMGNKADRDERHDDRRYRRDYDDRRHYDRGRHYGHRKHRHWRH from the coding sequence ATGAAGAAGTACTCCTCGATTTTGTTGTTGTCTTTCAGCTTGCTCAGCGGCGTTGCCATGGCAGGCGGCACCACCGAGGCCGGCATTGGCGGCGCATTGGGTGGGGTACTCGGCTCCGTAGTGGGCAACTCCATCGGCGGTAGCACAGGCGGTGCCATTGGTGCAGGCCTGGGCGGCGCGGCCGGCGGCGCCCTGGGTGCCGACAAGCGTCAGCGTGGCGAGGCCGCCATCGGTGGCGCCTTGGGCGCTGCTGGGGGTAACGTGGTAGGCCGCTCGGTCGGTGGCACCACCGGGAGCTATATTGGTGCAGCCGCTGGCGGCGGTGCTGGTGGTGCACTGGGTAACTACATGGGCAACAAGGCCGATAGAGACGAGCGTCACGACGACCGTCGCTACCGTCGCGATTACGACGACCGTCGCCACTATGACCGTGGCCGCCATTATGGCCACCGCAAACATCGCCACTGGCGTCACTGA
- a CDS encoding FdhF/YdeP family oxidoreductase — protein sequence MTSYQQLPDNAPASPPRYKPYHGPAGGWGALRSVAKAWVGSDNALKNIRALLKTNQNGGFDCPGCAWGDSPESGMVKFCENGAKAVNWEATKRRVDAAFFARYSVSALLEQSDYWLEYQGRLTEPMVYDPKSDRYQPITWEAAFALVARELNKLASADQAEFYTSGRASNEAAFLYQLFVRAYGTNNFPDCSNMCHEASGVALGQSVGVGKGTVTYDDFEHADAIFVWGQNPGTNHPRMLDPLRDAVKRGAQVVCVNPLKERGLERFQHPQNPLEMLTNSDRPTNTAFFRPALGGDMALLRGMAKFVLQWEREAQAKGEPAVFDHVFIAEHGHGVDQYLAAVDATSWDHIQEQSGLPLADIELAARMYCRGKRVIMCWAMGITQHRHSVPTIQEIVNLMMLRGNIGVPGAGLCPVRGHSNVQGDRTMGINERPPAALLDAIEKRFNFPVPRHNGHNTVEAIHAMLEGRAKVFIGLGGNFAQATPDTERTAQALRNCDLTVHISTKLNRSHLIHGKQALILPCLGRTDIDLQADGPQAVTVEDSFSMVHASNGQLKPLSTQMRSEPAVVAGIAAATLGKHPVDWHWLVADYARIRDLISDTIAGFADFNQRLTQPGGFYLGNSAASRQWKTTTGRANFKANLLPDTLLDERVRASGQVPDLIMQSMRSHDQYNTTIYGLDDRYRGVRGLREVLFANEADIIRLGFQPGQKVDIVSLWGDTHVRRVQGFTLLAFDIPAGQAAAYYPEVNPLVPLESIGDGSHTPTSKFVAIKLERARDDGRIL from the coding sequence GTGACCTCGTACCAGCAACTACCTGACAACGCCCCAGCCTCCCCTCCTCGCTACAAGCCCTACCACGGCCCCGCCGGTGGCTGGGGCGCGCTGCGTAGCGTGGCCAAGGCCTGGGTCGGCAGCGACAATGCGCTGAAGAACATCCGCGCCCTGCTCAAGACCAACCAGAACGGGGGCTTCGACTGCCCCGGTTGCGCCTGGGGCGATTCGCCGGAAAGCGGCATGGTCAAGTTCTGCGAGAACGGCGCCAAAGCGGTCAACTGGGAGGCGACCAAACGCCGTGTCGACGCAGCGTTCTTCGCCCGCTATAGCGTCAGCGCTTTGCTTGAGCAGAGTGACTACTGGCTGGAGTACCAGGGCCGCCTGACCGAGCCAATGGTCTACGACCCCAAAAGCGATCGCTACCAGCCGATCACCTGGGAGGCCGCCTTTGCGTTGGTCGCCCGTGAGCTGAATAAACTGGCCAGCGCAGACCAGGCCGAGTTCTATACCTCTGGCCGCGCGAGCAACGAAGCGGCGTTTCTCTACCAGTTGTTCGTGCGCGCCTACGGTACCAACAACTTCCCAGACTGCTCGAACATGTGCCATGAAGCCAGCGGTGTGGCCCTGGGCCAGAGCGTGGGCGTGGGCAAAGGCACCGTTACCTATGATGATTTCGAGCATGCCGATGCTATTTTCGTCTGGGGCCAGAACCCAGGCACCAATCACCCGCGGATGCTCGACCCACTCCGTGACGCAGTGAAACGCGGCGCTCAGGTGGTGTGCGTCAACCCACTCAAGGAGCGTGGGCTGGAGCGCTTCCAGCATCCGCAAAACCCGCTGGAAATGCTGACCAACAGCGACCGCCCGACCAATACAGCCTTCTTCCGCCCGGCATTGGGCGGCGACATGGCGCTATTGCGAGGCATGGCCAAGTTCGTCCTGCAGTGGGAGCGCGAAGCCCAGGCCAAGGGCGAGCCGGCGGTGTTCGACCATGTGTTCATCGCCGAGCATGGCCATGGGGTGGACCAGTACCTGGCAGCGGTGGATGCCACCAGCTGGGACCACATCCAGGAACAGTCCGGGCTGCCGCTGGCCGACATCGAGCTGGCGGCGCGCATGTATTGCCGTGGCAAACGGGTAATCATGTGCTGGGCGATGGGCATCACCCAGCACCGCCATTCAGTGCCGACCATTCAGGAAATCGTCAACCTGATGATGCTGCGCGGCAACATCGGCGTACCAGGCGCCGGCCTGTGCCCGGTACGCGGCCACAGCAACGTGCAGGGCGACCGCACCATGGGCATCAACGAGCGCCCGCCAGCGGCCCTACTCGATGCCATCGAGAAACGCTTCAATTTCCCGGTACCTCGGCACAATGGCCACAATACCGTCGAGGCCATCCACGCCATGCTCGAAGGCCGTGCCAAGGTCTTCATTGGCCTGGGCGGCAACTTCGCCCAAGCCACACCGGACACCGAGCGCACGGCGCAAGCCCTGCGCAACTGCGATCTGACCGTGCACATCAGCACCAAGCTCAACCGCAGCCACCTCATCCATGGCAAGCAGGCGCTGATTCTGCCGTGCCTGGGCCGTACCGACATCGACCTGCAGGCGGACGGGCCCCAGGCAGTCACCGTGGAAGACTCGTTCAGCATGGTCCACGCCTCCAATGGCCAGCTCAAGCCGCTGTCGACGCAGATGCGCTCGGAACCTGCGGTGGTAGCCGGTATTGCCGCCGCCACGCTGGGCAAGCATCCGGTGGACTGGCACTGGCTGGTGGCCGATTACGCGCGCATTCGCGACCTTATCAGCGACACCATTGCAGGCTTTGCCGACTTCAATCAGCGCCTGACCCAGCCGGGTGGTTTCTACCTGGGCAACAGCGCCGCCAGCCGCCAGTGGAAGACCACCACGGGCCGCGCCAACTTCAAGGCCAACCTGCTGCCAGACACCTTGCTCGATGAGCGCGTGCGCGCCAGCGGCCAAGTGCCGGACCTGATCATGCAGTCGATGCGCTCCCACGATCAGTACAACACCACCATTTACGGCCTGGACGATCGCTATCGTGGCGTACGCGGCCTGCGCGAAGTGCTGTTCGCCAACGAGGCCGACATCATCCGCCTGGGCTTCCAGCCGGGGCAGAAGGTCGATATCGTTTCGTTGTGGGGCGATACGCACGTACGCCGTGTGCAGGGCTTCACTTTGCTGGCCTTCGATATTCCAGCGGGGCAAGCGGCGGCGTACTACCCAGAAGTGAACCCGCTCGTGCCGCTTGAAAGCATTGGTGACGGCAGCCATACACCCACGTCCAAGTTCGTTGCCATCAAGCTCGAACGCGCTCGGGACGATGGGCGAATCCTGTAA
- the fdhD gene encoding formate dehydrogenase accessory sulfurtransferase FdhD — MQSKPPVCAASTPLALPAASNSYDYVQLSDGERACTPLAEEVALAIAYNGLNQAVMLVSPTDLEDFAVGFSVGSGIVEGTAEIYDLKLSGSGSAMYADLEISSRAFWNLKNQRRQLAGTSGCGLCGVEALEQALPELSALPGAGLPPAQWLAGLRQRIDAFTPLGQHCGAVHAALFMNAQGELLMGREDIGRHNALDKLIGALLRQGISTEGGLAIVTSRCSLELIQKVLRAGIQTLVSLSAPTGLALQWARKHNLNLIHLPKHSAPRVYSPAAES; from the coding sequence ATGCAAAGCAAACCTCCTGTCTGCGCGGCCTCTACGCCTTTGGCCCTGCCCGCCGCCAGCAATAGCTACGACTACGTCCAGCTCAGCGATGGCGAGCGGGCCTGCACGCCCCTGGCCGAAGAGGTCGCCTTGGCCATTGCCTACAACGGGCTGAACCAGGCGGTCATGCTGGTCAGCCCTACCGATCTTGAGGACTTCGCAGTCGGGTTCAGCGTTGGCAGCGGGATCGTCGAGGGCACGGCGGAAATCTACGACCTCAAGTTGTCTGGAAGTGGCTCTGCGATGTACGCAGACCTTGAGATTTCCAGCCGTGCGTTCTGGAACCTGAAGAACCAGCGCCGCCAACTAGCCGGCACCAGCGGCTGCGGGCTGTGTGGTGTCGAGGCCCTGGAGCAGGCGCTGCCGGAGCTCAGCGCATTGCCTGGGGCCGGGTTGCCGCCAGCACAATGGCTGGCGGGCTTGCGCCAGCGCATCGATGCGTTCACCCCCCTGGGCCAGCACTGCGGCGCCGTACACGCCGCCTTGTTCATGAACGCCCAGGGCGAATTGCTGATGGGCCGCGAAGACATCGGCCGGCACAACGCCCTGGACAAGCTGATTGGCGCCCTGTTGCGCCAAGGCATCAGCACCGAAGGGGGCCTTGCCATCGTCACCAGCCGCTGCAGCCTGGAGCTGATCCAGAAAGTACTGCGCGCCGGTATCCAGACTTTGGTCAGCCTCTCGGCGCCCACCGGCCTTGCCCTGCAATGGGCGCGCAAGCACAACCTCAACCTCATTCATTTGCCCAAACACAGTGCACCGCGGGTCTATAGCCCTGCGGCGGAGTCGTAA
- the lysM gene encoding peptidoglycan-binding protein LysM yields the protein MSLFSFVKEAGEKLIDLLTPGNANAEEQLKKHVESVGLGNPNITATVEGDKVILKGEVASQEEKEKIILAAGNIEGVASVDDQITVTGPVAQAARFVTVEKGDTLSAISKRVYGDANKYQKIFDANKPMLKDVNKIYPGQVLRIPD from the coding sequence ATGAGCCTGTTCAGTTTCGTGAAGGAAGCCGGCGAGAAGTTGATCGATCTGCTGACCCCCGGCAACGCCAATGCCGAGGAGCAGTTGAAGAAACACGTGGAAAGTGTCGGCCTGGGCAACCCGAACATCACGGCCACCGTGGAGGGTGACAAAGTCATCCTCAAGGGCGAGGTAGCGAGCCAGGAGGAAAAAGAGAAGATCATTCTCGCCGCCGGCAACATCGAAGGTGTCGCCAGCGTGGACGATCAGATCACCGTCACCGGGCCAGTGGCTCAGGCGGCACGCTTCGTCACCGTCGAGAAGGGCGATACCCTCAGCGCGATCTCCAAGCGGGTATATGGCGATGCGAACAAGTACCAGAAAATCTTCGACGCCAACAAGCCGATGCTCAAGGATGTGAACAAGATCTACCCAGGCCAGGTGCTACGTATCCCTGACTAA
- the yrfG gene encoding GMP/IMP nucleotidase translates to MPVLPWSAIDTVLLDMDGTLLDLHYDNRFWLDHLPQRYAELHGVSRAMAEMELQPLFERNAGTLNWYCLDFWSRELNLPIRELKREIADLIALRPDADTFLAAIGKAGKRVIMITNAHRDSLSLKLERVELAAYFERLISSHDYGFPKENAQFWDALQADIGFDPQRSLFIDDTLSVLRSARQYGVGHLLAVRQPDSQAQPRDTEEFAAVEDYRDLLAGL, encoded by the coding sequence ATGCCTGTTCTTCCCTGGTCCGCCATCGATACCGTCCTGCTGGACATGGACGGCACCCTGCTCGACCTGCACTACGACAACCGCTTCTGGCTCGACCACCTGCCCCAGCGCTATGCCGAGCTGCATGGGGTCAGCCGGGCCATGGCAGAAATGGAGCTGCAGCCGCTGTTCGAGCGTAATGCCGGCACGCTCAATTGGTACTGCCTGGACTTCTGGAGCCGGGAGCTGAACCTGCCCATTCGCGAGCTAAAACGCGAAATCGCTGACCTGATCGCCCTGCGGCCCGATGCCGATACCTTCCTGGCAGCCATCGGCAAGGCTGGCAAGCGCGTGATAATGATCACCAATGCCCACCGCGATTCGCTGTCGCTGAAACTGGAGAGAGTGGAGCTGGCAGCGTACTTCGAGCGGCTGATCAGCTCCCACGATTACGGCTTCCCCAAAGAGAATGCGCAGTTCTGGGATGCACTGCAGGCCGATATTGGCTTTGACCCGCAGCGCAGTCTGTTCATCGATGACACCCTGAGCGTACTGCGCAGCGCGCGGCAGTACGGCGTAGGCCATTTGCTGGCCGTGCGCCAGCCGGATAGCCAGGCGCAGCCGCGCGATACCGAGGAGTTCGCAGCGGTCGAAGATTACCGGGATTTACTGGCAGGCCTGTGA
- the nudE gene encoding ADP compounds hydrolase NudE, with amino-acid sequence MRQKPTVLSREIVASSRLFRVEAVQLRFSNGTERTYERLVGRGNGYGAVMIVAMLDAEHAVLVEEYCGGTDEYELSLPKGLIEPGEDVLAAADRELKEEAGFGARQLEHLTELSLSPGYMSQKIQVVLATDLYEERLEGDEPEPMRVDKVNLRELSALAMHPQFTEGRALAALYLARDLLIQRGLLEA; translated from the coding sequence ATGCGCCAGAAACCCACCGTCCTCAGCCGCGAGATCGTCGCCAGCAGCCGCCTGTTCCGGGTCGAAGCCGTGCAACTGCGCTTTAGCAACGGCACCGAGCGCACCTATGAGCGCCTGGTGGGCCGTGGCAACGGTTATGGGGCTGTGATGATAGTGGCCATGCTCGACGCCGAGCACGCGGTGTTGGTGGAGGAATACTGCGGTGGCACCGATGAGTACGAATTGTCATTGCCCAAAGGCCTGATCGAGCCGGGTGAGGACGTGCTGGCCGCCGCCGATCGGGAACTCAAGGAAGAAGCCGGCTTCGGCGCCCGCCAACTGGAACACCTGACCGAGCTGTCCCTCTCCCCTGGCTACATGAGCCAGAAAATCCAGGTGGTGCTGGCAACCGATCTGTACGAAGAACGTTTGGAAGGGGACGAGCCGGAGCCGATGCGGGTCGACAAGGTCAACCTGCGTGAGCTGTCGGCCCTGGCCATGCACCCGCAGTTCACCGAAGGGCGCGCGCTGGCAGCGCTTTACCTGGCCCGCGACCTGTTGATTCAGCGGGGGCTGCTGGAGGCATGA
- the cysQ gene encoding 3'(2'),5'-bisphosphate nucleotidase CysQ, with protein sequence MNDQQLMHEVVKLAQLAGQAILPFWRADVAVVNKADDSPVTAADLAAHQVIADGLLRLAPHIPVLSEEDCDIPLAERQGWSRWWLVDPLDGTKEFIAGSEEFTVNIALIENGEVVFGVVAMPTNGRCYFGGRALGAWRRDGACEAVAVQVRNGPPADGRFTVVASRRHSSPQQEALLAGLSAAVGELELANIGSSLKFCLLAEGSADCYPRLAPTSQWDTAAAQGVLEGAGGEVIEVDGQPFRYPPRESLLNPFFLALPAQASWRQALLSLI encoded by the coding sequence ATGAACGATCAACAGCTGATGCACGAAGTAGTCAAACTCGCTCAACTGGCCGGGCAGGCCATCCTGCCGTTCTGGCGCGCCGACGTCGCGGTGGTCAACAAGGCCGACGATTCGCCGGTGACGGCCGCCGACCTGGCGGCACACCAGGTGATCGCCGATGGTCTGCTGCGCTTGGCGCCGCATATTCCGGTGCTTTCCGAAGAGGACTGCGACATCCCGCTGGCCGAGCGCCAGGGCTGGAGCCGCTGGTGGCTGGTGGACCCACTCGATGGCACCAAAGAGTTCATCGCCGGTAGCGAGGAGTTCACCGTCAACATCGCATTGATCGAAAATGGCGAGGTGGTGTTTGGCGTGGTAGCGATGCCCACCAATGGCCGCTGCTATTTCGGTGGCCGTGCGCTAGGTGCCTGGCGCCGTGACGGGGCTTGTGAAGCCGTGGCTGTTCAGGTACGCAACGGGCCGCCTGCCGACGGCCGCTTTACCGTGGTGGCCAGCCGTCGCCATTCCAGCCCACAACAAGAGGCGTTGCTGGCAGGGCTGAGCGCCGCGGTGGGCGAACTGGAACTGGCGAACATCGGCAGTTCGCTGAAATTCTGCCTATTGGCTGAAGGCAGCGCCGATTGCTACCCGCGCCTGGCGCCGACCTCGCAATGGGACACGGCGGCAGCGCAGGGGGTGTTGGAGGGCGCAGGTGGCGAGGTGATCGAAGTGGATGGCCAGCCTTTCCGTTACCCGCCGCGCGAGTCGCTGCTCAATCCGTTCTTCCTGGCCTTGCCTGCTCAGGCAAGCTGGCGGCAAGCATTGCTGAGCCTGATCTGA